From a single Staphylococcus epidermidis genomic region:
- a CDS encoding tetratricopeptide repeat protein yields the protein MAQKENNIIPMIFDEAFYRKMATQKWRQQDYKKAAEYYEKVLELSPKDFDIQQHYAQCLVKLNIGKKAERLFYENIVKDFHVAESFYELSQLNIELNEPNKAFLFGINYVILSEDKDFREMLEKTFEVTYTNEQKIELEAQLFSTQLLFQFLFLQGRLEEARTYILNQSYEIQQHRVIRNLLAMCYLYLGEYDSAKAMFEELLKEDNSDVHALCHYTLLLYNKKETEKYQKYLKILNKVVPLNDDETFKLGIVLSYLKQYRASQNLLYPLYKKGKFVSIQMYNALSFNFYYLGNKDESIEMWNKLTQISEVDVGYAPWVIEESKTVFESRVLPLLLDDNNHYRLYGIFLLHQLNGKEILMTEDIWSILESMNDYEKLYLTYLVQGLTLNKLDFIHRGMQRLYNFKKFKYNTSLFTDWINQAEMIIAENVDLVDVDRYVAAFVYLSYRRSSQPLTKRQLMDDFNVSRYKLNKAIEFILSI from the coding sequence ATGGCACAAAAAGAAAATAACATCATTCCAATGATTTTTGATGAGGCTTTTTATCGTAAAATGGCTACCCAAAAGTGGCGACAACAGGACTACAAGAAGGCGGCAGAATATTATGAAAAAGTGCTTGAGTTGTCACCTAAGGATTTTGATATTCAACAACACTATGCTCAATGTTTAGTTAAATTAAATATCGGCAAAAAAGCAGAACGTCTATTTTATGAGAATATTGTTAAAGACTTTCATGTAGCAGAAAGTTTCTATGAACTAAGTCAATTAAATATAGAATTAAACGAGCCAAACAAGGCATTCTTGTTTGGTATTAATTATGTAATATTGTCAGAGGATAAAGATTTTAGAGAAATGCTTGAAAAAACATTCGAAGTCACGTATACAAATGAACAAAAAATTGAATTAGAAGCACAATTGTTTTCAACACAACTTTTATTTCAATTTCTCTTTTTGCAAGGTAGGTTAGAAGAAGCCCGAACATATATTTTGAATCAATCTTACGAGATACAACAGCATAGGGTGATTAGGAATTTACTTGCAATGTGTTATTTGTATCTAGGTGAGTATGATAGCGCCAAAGCAATGTTTGAAGAACTTTTAAAGGAAGATAATTCAGACGTGCATGCACTTTGTCACTACACATTATTACTTTATAATAAAAAAGAAACAGAAAAATATCAAAAATATCTTAAAATACTTAATAAAGTAGTACCACTAAATGACGACGAAACCTTTAAATTAGGAATCGTATTGAGTTATTTAAAACAGTATCGTGCTTCTCAAAATTTACTTTATCCACTTTATAAAAAAGGTAAATTTGTCTCTATTCAAATGTATAATGCATTGAGTTTCAATTTTTATTACCTAGGAAATAAAGACGAAAGTATTGAGATGTGGAACAAGCTCACTCAAATTTCTGAAGTTGATGTTGGTTATGCACCTTGGGTAATTGAGGAAAGTAAAACGGTATTTGAATCACGAGTGTTACCATTATTACTAGATGATAATAATCATTATCGACTTTACGGTATTTTTTTACTTCATCAATTAAATGGAAAAGAAATACTAATGACTGAAGATATTTGGTCAATTCTTGAATCAATGAATGACTATGAGAAACTTTATCTCACATATTTGGTACAAGGACTCACACTCAATAAATTAGATTTTATACACAGAGGTATGCAAAGGTTGTATAATTTTAAGAAATTCAAATATAACACGTCTTTATTTACAGATTGGATTAATCAAGCAGAAATGATTATAGCTGAAAATGTAGATTTAGTAGATGTCGATA
- the lgt gene encoding prolipoprotein diacylglyceryl transferase: MNITLGYIDPVAFSLGPIQVRWYGIIIACGILLGYFIAQAALKQVGLHKDTLIDIIFYSAIVGFIVARIYFVTFQWPYYMNHLSEIPKIWHGGIAIHGGLIGGLISGIIVCKIKNLHPFQIGDIVAPSIILAQGIGRWGNFMNHEAHGGPVSRAFLEHLHLPDFIIRNMYIEGQYYHPTFLYESIWDVIGFVILITLRKRLKLGETFFGYLIWYSVGRFFVEAMRTDSLMLTSHIRVAQLVSVVLIMISVIFVIYRRVKYQPIKYENSGPLTWPIKKAK, from the coding sequence ATGAATATAACATTAGGATATATCGATCCTGTTGCCTTTAGCTTGGGACCAATCCAAGTTCGATGGTATGGAATTATTATTGCTTGTGGTATCTTACTTGGATACTTCATTGCACAAGCAGCATTGAAACAGGTTGGATTACATAAAGACACCTTAATCGATATTATATTTTATAGCGCGATTGTTGGATTCATAGTTGCGAGAATATACTTTGTTACATTTCAATGGCCATATTACATGAATCACTTGAGTGAGATACCAAAAATTTGGCATGGTGGTATTGCCATACATGGTGGCTTAATTGGTGGACTTATCTCTGGGATTATTGTTTGTAAAATCAAAAATCTACATCCGTTTCAAATAGGAGATATTGTGGCACCAAGTATTATTTTAGCTCAAGGGATAGGACGCTGGGGAAACTTTATGAATCATGAAGCGCATGGAGGTCCAGTATCTAGAGCTTTTCTAGAACATTTACATTTGCCAGACTTTATTATTAGAAATATGTATATTGAAGGCCAATATTACCACCCGACGTTTCTATATGAGTCTATTTGGGATGTAATAGGTTTTGTCATTTTAATTACTTTAAGGAAACGTCTAAAACTTGGAGAGACATTCTTTGGTTATCTTATTTGGTATTCTGTAGGGCGCTTTTTCGTTGAGGCGATGAGAACCGATAGTTTGATGCTTACGAGTCATATACGTGTCGCGCAACTTGTTTCTGTCGTGCTTATTATGATTAGTGTGATATTCGTAATTTATAGAAGAGTTAAATACCAACCAATAAAATATGAAAATTCAGGACCATTAACATGGCCGATTAAAAAGGCTAAGTGA
- the hprK gene encoding HPr(Ser) kinase/phosphatase, with protein MLTTDRLVNTLNLELLTGEEGLDRPIKNTDISRPGLEMAGYFSHYASDRIQLLGTTELSFYNLLPDEEKKGRMRKLCRPETPAIIVTRGLEPPEELIQASQETHTPIIVAKDATTSLMSRLTTFLEHELAKTTSLHGVLVDVYGVGVLITGDSGIGKSETALELVKRGHRLVADDNVEIKEITKDELVGKPPKLIEHLLEIRGLGIINVMTLFGAGSILTEKQIRLNINLENWNKNKLYDRVGLNEETLKILDTEITKKTIPVRPGRNVAVIIEVAAMNYRLNIMGINTAVEFNERLNEEIVRNSHKSEE; from the coding sequence ATGTTAACAACAGATAGATTAGTTAATACGTTAAATTTAGAATTACTTACTGGTGAAGAAGGTTTAGATAGACCAATTAAAAACACAGATATTTCACGTCCAGGTTTAGAAATGGCTGGATATTTTTCACATTATGCTTCAGACCGTATTCAATTATTAGGGACAACGGAGTTATCATTTTATAATTTACTTCCAGATGAAGAGAAGAAAGGAAGAATGAGAAAATTATGCCGACCTGAAACTCCAGCGATTATTGTTACACGTGGGTTAGAACCACCCGAAGAACTTATACAAGCATCTCAAGAAACGCATACACCAATTATTGTTGCGAAAGATGCCACAACGAGTTTAATGAGTAGGTTAACGACATTTCTCGAACATGAACTCGCGAAAACTACTTCTTTGCACGGTGTACTTGTTGATGTTTACGGTGTAGGTGTACTAATTACAGGAGATTCTGGCATTGGGAAAAGTGAAACTGCATTAGAATTAGTCAAACGAGGCCATAGATTAGTGGCTGATGATAATGTAGAAATCAAAGAAATTACTAAGGATGAACTTGTAGGGAAACCGCCTAAACTTATCGAACATTTGCTAGAGATTCGTGGTCTCGGAATCATTAATGTTATGACTTTGTTTGGAGCAGGATCAATATTAACTGAAAAACAAATTCGATTAAATATTAATTTAGAAAATTGGAATAAGAATAAATTATACGATCGTGTAGGTCTTAATGAAGAAACATTGAAAATTCTTGATACGGAAATCACTAAAAAAACGATACCAGTTAGACCAGGGCGTAATGTAGCAGTAATTATTGAAGTAGCTGCTATGAATTATCGTCTTAATATCATGGGTATTAATACAGCAGTTGAATTTAATGAGAGACTTAATGAAGAAATCGTTCGAAATAGTCATAAAAGTGAGGAGTAA